Genomic DNA from Desulfurivibrio alkaliphilus AHT 2:
CCGGCGGGAGCATCCCCACCTTAAGTGCGTGGTGATCGAAGATGGTCTCAGCTCCAACGCACCCCATATCGAGGATCTGCGTCAGGATGGTCACCACTTCATCCTGGGGGCCAAGCCGGGAGATCATGGTCATCTCTTCGAACAGATGGATGAGGCACTCAGGGCTGGCCAGGCGGTGGAGTTATCCCGGGCCGACGAGCAGCAGCCGGATATTCTCCACACCTACCGTTTCGTTAACGATCTGGCGCTCAACAAGTCTAATCCGGAGGTTCGGGTAAACCTGCTGGAGTACTGGCAGCTTGACGGCAAGGGCAAGGTCATCCGCTTCAGTTGGGTCACCGACCTGGAAATCACCGCCGCCAACGTCTACCAGATCATGCGGGCTGGCCGGGCCAGGTGGCGGATTGAAAACGAGACCTTCAACACCCTCAAGAACCAGGGCTACAACCTGGAGCACAACTACGGCCTGGGGCAAAAGCACCTTTCCGCCGTCTTCGTTCACCTCACGGTACTGGCCTTTCTGGTGGACCAGGTTCAGCAGCTCTGTTGTCCGCTGTTCAGGGAGGCGCTGGTTTTCCGTAAACGTAAACGGCGACTCTGGTCGGGGATCAGAAACCGTTTTGAACTGCTGGATTGCCCGTCCATGGAGGCGATCCTGCTCCACATCGTCGGCCGGGGCAAACCCCTGCCGCAGTTGGAATGACCGGCACCGGCCACCCGGCCGGGGGAATATTTTGTCAAAGATCAGAACGTCTGTCGGACACTGCCGACGGCTGCAGCGGAGTGCTGTTGCCAAAAAACGGCCAAATCGACTATATTTCGGCCAGCTCGGCCAATAACAGTGGCGATTGGGTGCTATCAGCCCTGAATAACCACCGAAAAAATGTGAAACCGGCTGCCAGTGGCATCAAGTTGTTGGGCAGGCGGCCAAATCGGGAACGACTGAGGCGAAGGGTTTCTATGGAACGAAGTACGAAAGAGATCCCGTCAATAGAAGAATGGCCATCGCGTACCACGGCCTTAGATGTGTCGGATGCGGATTCCATTTTGGGGAAACATATGGTGTTCGCGGAGAGGGCTTCATCGAGGTGCATCACAACAAGCCGCTGGCCGCCGATGGCCAGGCACAGGTTGTTGATCCCAAGACAGACCTGACGCCGCTGTGTGCGAACTGTCACAGGATGATACACCGATCGAGACATGATGTGTTGTCCATCGAGGAACTGCGAGAACTGGTCCGTCCCAACAAGGCCTTGAAGGCGACGTCGTGAACGCCGCGCCTCCAGGCATACGGTGGAGGGGGGCGGCCAAATGGAGCGACGCTCTATCCATCGCGGTGTGTTCTCTAGTTTCAAAGAGCTGCGGGGCGAAATCCGCCGCTACATAAAGAACCATAACCAGGAGTTGGCCAAGCCTTTCAAATGGACTAAAAGCGCCACGGCGATCATTGTCTCCGTGGAGAGAGCCAGGCAACAATTAAACGATATCACTAACCGCACTAGGCACTAGTCATGAAATACCGTGAAAGCCACAAAGACAAGCAACTTCGAAAGCGTTTTTCGAACGATCACGCACATTTGTTGTTGCGGCAGATCGTACTTACGGAGGGCACGCTCCGTGGGCTTGATGCGTTGAACATCACATTTCAATACCCAATTACCGCAATTGCAGGCAAGAACGGAGCCGGCAAATCTACTATTCTTGCCCTTGCTTGTTGTGCTTACCACAACAAAAAGAGTGGTTTCAAACTTCCGAAGCGTAAGAACACGTACTACACGTTTTCCGATTTCTTTATCCAACATACTGAGGAGGTTCCCCCAGAGGGGATCGAGATTGAGTACTACTTCGCGCATAACAAGTGGAAGAAGAGTCCAACATTGCCAGACGGCGTTGGCGTTGGTATGCAACGTCGTCGGAAGAACAAAGGAGGGAAGTGGAATGACTATTCAGGGCGCGTTCGGAAAAACGTAGTCTTCTTGGGGATTGAACGAATCGTTCCTCACAGCGAGCGTAGTCAGTCACGTTCATATTCAAGAGTCTTTAGCGATGGTGCGCCGAAGGGATGGGAAGATAAAGTCAAAGATGCTGTCGGGTTTGTGCTTGGGCGTACCTACAGTAATTTCAGGCGCCTAGAATATTCAAAATACAGCCTGCCGATCGTTCAAGTTGGCAGCGCGGTCTATTCTGGCTTCAACATGGGGGCCGGTGAAAACGCACTGTTTGAAATCTTTTCTACCATCTACGCTTGCGGCGCAGGTTCCTTGCTCGTGTTGGATGAAATCGAATTGGGGCTTCACGCAGAAGCTCAACGTCGATTCATTGGGCGCCTCAAGGATGTTTGCTATGAGACACATACCCAAGTGATTTGCACAACCCATTCCCGCGAGATATTTGACTGTCTGCCCTATGACGCACGTTTTTTTGTTGAGAAGGTAAACGGCAAGTCGAAAATCACAGACGGCATCTCATCAGACTTTGCTTTTTCTAAGCTTGCTGCAATACCTAGCGCTGAAGTTGAGCTTCTCGTTGAGGACGATGTTGCAAAAGCTATCCTCTTAACTGCTTTGCCTGCCGCAATTCGCTCGCGTATCGCAATCAACGTAATCGGATCGGCAACCGCCTTGGCCCGCCAACTTGCTGCAATTCATGTTCGAGGAGAAGCACGCCCGACATTGGCAATCTTTGATGGTGACCAACGTAACAAACAAGATGAGAACTCCGAACACGCCAAGAGCATGTGTGAGAAACCAAAGGGTGATTTTTCCGAGTGGTTCACTTCACACATAGATTACTTGCCGGGAGATGCATGGCCAGAAGCATGGCTTGTTCAACGTGCAACCGAGTGTATCCCTGCGCTCGCAGCGGCCGTATCGTGTGACGTCGATACACTTGAGGACGTTCTTGAGTATGGCCTTCAAGCTGGGAAGCATAAAGAGTTCTACGAAATAGCGAAGCAGCTTGGAATCGAACGAGACATGTGTTTGCAATCTGTCGCTATGATTGTCACAGGCGTGTTTAAGCAGGAATTTGAACCGCTCATTTCCCACCTCACGAAAGCTCTGGACGATGCTGGCTAACCCATCATTCCACCCTTTGCCTCCACCAAGTGACGGAGGGCCAGGAGAAAGCCCGCCTCGCCGCCTTCTTCGTCCAGCTCGGCAAAAGCGGAGTGAAGGTAGGCTTCCGCAAAAGCCAGATCATCCTAGATCATCTTGATCACCGTCTCATCATGTGGGTATCTTGAAAACCCGGCCGGACTTAGATTTGACTGGCATACTGTTTCACCTCTATGGCGTTGGCTTTGCGCAAGCTGATAATGCGGCGTTCTTGGTAGGGTCGAAAGTTGTTTGAATGTAATTGCTGTGCGGACAAAAATTAATAAATATCAACCCAGCCGGGCCACCAGGTCCTCGGCCTTTAGGTGGGTGTACCGTTTCAGCATTTTCAAGTCTTTGTGGCCGGTGATCGCCGCCACTTCCATCATGTTCAGGCCTTTTTCAAACAACCGGCTGGTGGCTTCGTGGCGCAGATCGTGAAAACGGAGATCCTCGATTTCGGCCCGCTTGCATATCCGATCGAAGGCCTGGGTTATCCCATCGGGGTGGCTGAATGACCACACCTGGCCGTCAATCCGCCGGGGAAGGCCTTGCAATACTGCCATCGCCCCGGTTGAAAGCGGGACGGTACGGGCCGTCTTGGTTTTGGTGGCGGCAGCAGGGATAAACCAGATCCGTTTGTCCAAGTTGATATGCTCCCACCGCATGGAGGCTATTTCCGCACGTCTGGCGGCGGTCTCCAAGGCTATGGTGATGATCTTTTCGATCTCCCGGCTTTTTGAGGCCTGAGCGGCCGCCAGCAGCTTTTCCTCTTCACGACTTTCCAGTCGGCGATCCCGTCCGCTTGGCGGTGATGGTTTGCGAACCTGAGCGGTAACAATGCCGTGGGGGAGGGGGATGCCCCAATCCATTACGCAGGCCTTGAGAACGCGGTTAAGCAAGCCCAGGTCATGCTTGACCGTTTGCGGGGCGGCGCCGGCTTTAAGCCGTTGATCGCGGTATCTGGCCACTTCGGCGGGCTGCAATGCGGCCAAGGAGAGATCGCCCAGGGCTTCGGTTAAGCGGTTGAGCCGGGCGAATTCATCCCGGCCGGCCCGGGCCAGGCGGGGGCAAATTTCTTTCCGGTAACGCTCCAAAACCATCCGGAGGGTGTTTTTTTCGGCCGCCGCCACCGGGATATAGGCACCACGGTCCATGGCCGCCTCAACCTGGCGGGCCCAGGCCTTGGCGTCGGCCACGTTGTTGAAGGTCTTGGTGATGGTCCGGTAGCCGTGCTTGCGAACCTTGGCCCTGATTTGGTATTGTCCACGCTTCTCAAAAGTTGCCATGTCGGTGTCCCTCCCAGCGGCTTAGTGTCCCAAGAGCGTCACCAAAAAATACATGGTATTTTTATTAAGTCAATAAAACAAATAGTTGGCGGCTATTTATTCAGCCTTCTAAGCCGTAGGTCGCAGGTTCGAATCCTGCCGGGCGCGCCAGAAAACACAAAGGAAAATCGGTTGTCCTCAAATTGTCCCAGCAGGTAAAAGGGGGAGGGTGTTTTCGCTGGGTAAGGCCCGGCCCGGGTGGGGGCAGTATGGTAAAGCCCACTGGCGCCCGGGATTATTTTCTTACAAGCCCGGCAAAAACATGGCGCAGTATGGATTCGTCGATTTTAGCCTGCAACCGCTCTTCATATTCGTCTACTTCCTGCAAGACTTCTTCCATCGCCTCATTCATGGCCTTTATCGAGGCCTCGTCTTCGGCGGGATCGCTTTCGTGATCTAGAGGTGGGATCGGTGCCGATTCCAGTTCGTCCAGCTCGTCGCGGTTGTTTTCTATCCAGCGCTGGCAGTCGTCGTGGGTACCAATGAAAACGAAGATCAGTCTCCCCTCCCTTTTTAGGGCAATCAGCCGAAAGCCGCAGGAAAGGTCGTACTTGCGGCAATCCTGCACCCGCAACTCACCATGCCTGGTGCGCTTGCATTCTGCTTCCTGGTGCACCGGGTTGATCTGCAGGTCGGCAATGATCCGGCCGGCCCGGGCCGCCGCCACCCGTTCATTTTTGCCCAGT
This window encodes:
- a CDS encoding HNH endonuclease, translating into MAIAYHGLRCVGCGFHFGETYGVRGEGFIEVHHNKPLAADGQAQVVDPKTDLTPLCANCHRMIHRSRHDVLSIEELRELVRPNKALKATS
- a CDS encoding transposase, which gives rise to MNVHQLIRQKQLASRRQDKISQRKHLNFDALITTIREDFGKIADHRAANASISLVDALTSGFAMFSLKHPSLLAFEDEWREDPTCLHGVYKVNDIPSDSQMRTICDEVDPRHLRRPFRSIFRQLQRGKVLEKMTWLDGHYLLALDGTGIYSSEKVGSPYCLKKRKRNGQVEYYQQMLGAAIVHPEQREVIPLCPEMIVQQDGSKKQDCERKAARRFLTEFRREHPHLKCVVIEDGLSSNAPHIEDLRQDGHHFILGAKPGDHGHLFEQMDEALRAGQAVELSRADEQQPDILHTYRFVNDLALNKSNPEVRVNLLEYWQLDGKGKVIRFSWVTDLEITAANVYQIMRAGRARWRIENETFNTLKNQGYNLEHNYGLGQKHLSAVFVHLTVLAFLVDQVQQLCCPLFREALVFRKRKRRLWSGIRNRFELLDCPSMEAILLHIVGRGKPLPQLE
- a CDS encoding site-specific integrase, which encodes MATFEKRGQYQIRAKVRKHGYRTITKTFNNVADAKAWARQVEAAMDRGAYIPVAAAEKNTLRMVLERYRKEICPRLARAGRDEFARLNRLTEALGDLSLAALQPAEVARYRDQRLKAGAAPQTVKHDLGLLNRVLKACVMDWGIPLPHGIVTAQVRKPSPPSGRDRRLESREEEKLLAAAQASKSREIEKIITIALETAARRAEIASMRWEHINLDKRIWFIPAAATKTKTARTVPLSTGAMAVLQGLPRRIDGQVWSFSHPDGITQAFDRICKRAEIEDLRFHDLRHEATSRLFEKGLNMMEVAAITGHKDLKMLKRYTHLKAEDLVARLG
- a CDS encoding ATP-dependent nuclease → MKYRESHKDKQLRKRFSNDHAHLLLRQIVLTEGTLRGLDALNITFQYPITAIAGKNGAGKSTILALACCAYHNKKSGFKLPKRKNTYYTFSDFFIQHTEEVPPEGIEIEYYFAHNKWKKSPTLPDGVGVGMQRRRKNKGGKWNDYSGRVRKNVVFLGIERIVPHSERSQSRSYSRVFSDGAPKGWEDKVKDAVGFVLGRTYSNFRRLEYSKYSLPIVQVGSAVYSGFNMGAGENALFEIFSTIYACGAGSLLVLDEIELGLHAEAQRRFIGRLKDVCYETHTQVICTTHSREIFDCLPYDARFFVEKVNGKSKITDGISSDFAFSKLAAIPSAEVELLVEDDVAKAILLTALPAAIRSRIAINVIGSATALARQLAAIHVRGEARPTLAIFDGDQRNKQDENSEHAKSMCEKPKGDFSEWFTSHIDYLPGDAWPEAWLVQRATECIPALAAAVSCDVDTLEDVLEYGLQAGKHKEFYEIAKQLGIERDMCLQSVAMIVTGVFKQEFEPLISHLTKALDDAG